Genomic DNA from Nitrospirota bacterium:
AGCAACCACAACCTTCTTAGTCGTTGCGTGCAAATACTTGCAAAACATGGCTTATTTTCATAAGATGAGTACAGGATTTATTTTCATATATTGAATAGGAGGTGATTTCATGAAGGTTGCAGAGATGTCTGTAGAGGAATTAAGAAATCTGATAAAAGAGGCTATCAGGGAAGAAAAAGAGGAACTCTTAGATGTAAAACGCAGGATATTTGAACTTGAGACACTTCAGTCCCTAAAAGAGGTAAGAGAGGGTAAGGTGAATTCCTATGATTCAGTAGAAGATATGCTGCGGGATATAGAAAATGATAAAATATAGACTTGCCCCTACTTCAATTTATAAAAGGGCACATAAAGCATTTATTAAGAAGCATCCAGAATTGAAGGACAATATAGAGGAAAGGTTAAATCTTCTGCAGGAAAACCCACAAGACCCATCATTAAAAAACCATCGTCTTACCGGTCAACTTAAAGGACTGCATGCTATAAGTATTTCATATGAATACAGATTAGTTTTTAAGACCGAAGGTGAAATTATTTATCTACTTAACATAGGCATTCATGACGATGTTTATTAAGAAGGTAATTCCTGTTGAATTCCGGGGACACCGCACTTAATTCCCAATTATCGTCAATGTTAACCAACCTAACGGCCAAGGATGGTTCACTGTGGAGCATATAGCCAACGCCATATAATCTGAATCTGCGATACCAATGAATTATTTTCTATTTTTATCTTTTGATTATGATAAAATATGCCTAATCCTTTATATTAATTGCAAATGATGAGAAAGGAACCTGTTTGGCGGAAAAGAGTTATACAAGATCTTTAGGAGAAGGGGTAAGGAAGAGACATTATCATATGACA
This window encodes:
- a CDS encoding type II toxin-antitoxin system mRNA interferase toxin, RelE/StbE family, which codes for MIKYRLAPTSIYKRAHKAFIKKHPELKDNIEERLNLLQENPQDPSLKNHRLTGQLKGLHAISISYEYRLVFKTEGEIIYLLNIGIHDDVY